aaggataagagtgcaaaaaactctGGTCAggtagtaaaatattaaaataatatcttaaACTATTGTGTCCTTTCCTGCGTACTAAGTTCTGTCCTTCTCTATACGATTTATCAGCTTCTAACACATTCTTTTTCCCCGTGGtttaaacaacataaattagcagaacaacttattcagtagtacattaactgtgcaatccatgctgttgtttacatccgagtatcgcaaTATGGCCtcgcatctgggtaactgaccaaacggTGACATAAATGCAAACCCTCCGGTGTAGACACAACGTgagaaaataaactaaacacGATAATTTAGTATAAACGCCTTTTAAGTAATGgacgtttatgcatttattttccagtcttttattgtttacaaacaaacatactgTACTTACATCTGTGCATGTGTCCAGTAAGGTTTAGCAgcttagaagaaaacaaacattgtaAACCACTCATGATATAGTCTGCAAAAAGTAACAGTTGCTGTTGAAATAACTGGGCAGTatttcattacaaaaaataatttttaaaatataagaagTGTTAAATTCAAATATGCAAAGTTTGGTCAACATCAACAAAGACGGCAGAATAAAATCTGTGTTCAGAGCAGTAACATCCAAATATTCTGTGGTCCATTTTTACATTCTAGTACAATGGAATATATAAGTGAGCGgcttcatatttatatatatatataggtttttttttggtcttacaTATGGTTGTCCTTCAGCTTTAGATACTATTATTGCACTTCTCTAGGACCTGGTGGTCTTGCTAACATGATCATTTCTACATCATTTCTACATAGTCTTTCACAAACTAAGAGATTTTGGTTGTTTATCTTTCAGTGTATCAGTCACACACTGGctgaggaaaacaaaaattgtcATACAATTTCTTTCTGAGAATAACATTAGCAACATCAGAAGAGAGCCTAGATCTATGATTGAAGCTTGCATACACACATGACCTTGATATTACAATCAgcccttaaaaaaataaaaatgagcagAAACATTTGAGGAAAAACATAACATGACAAACAGAGCAACAATACAGCAGATCTTCAGTTTCAAAAGGgtgaaaaatacagtgaaaatcaCTTTAAATATGCAGATATGAATTGTCAGATGGTCAGTGCACACTGTGAGgaaaatatattcattatataataAGACGTTAGAGCAAATCAAAGATTTGTAATTATTGCTCATTGTTTCGTAGAGTCATGGATCTTGGTATTCAGTCCTTGACTTGAGTATTGCGTCATTTACTTTGTGCATGTTAAAATCAATTAcatatatttcaacaaattaaaagaacagaattataaaacattgcaagatgcaacaaaattatattttttatcacTTACAATGGCCTTGTTAAAAAAACGTCCAAATTTTGGGGTCAGGAAGATTTTTGTATTCAGCAAGgaggcattaaattgatcaaaagtgacagtaaaaactttctattaatcaaaggatcctaaaaaaatattaagcagcacaactgttttcaacattaataataacaaatattttcaagcaccaaatcagcatattagaatgatttctgaagaatcatatgacactgaagaccaatgagcaatgctgaaaattcagttttgaatcacaggaataaattacattttaaaacattaaataaaaaactgttactCTAATactatttaacaatattactatttttactgtacttctGATCAATTAAAAAGCagtcttggtaagcataagaaacttcttccaaaaacaattttaaaaagttttcaacaaTATTGTATACTAATTAggtactgcactgtaaaaaacaaaacacataatttgtagagtcaccttaaaataacttgttacccagctgccttcaaattttaagttcagtcaactcaaacacatttagtcaacttgaaatgttaagttgtactaagtgacaacttagatatttgtgtttgttaaacttaaaagcaaggtaagtaacccagctgccttaaaaattgaAGTTGAACCAACTCAattatctaagttgtcacttagtacaacttaacatttcaagttgaataaatgtttttttgagttgactgaacttaaaaatttaaggcagccaggtaacaaattatttgaagttgactcaacaaattgttttttacagtgtgaatgtaatatGAATAAAAGCAAACCAAGTCATTCTTTTAGTATTTGTCACTAAGGTTTCTGATTTTGGTATTCAACATATTaagataattaattttaattatttatttatttttttggaatgtgCAAAGTGAGAGTAAAAAGATCAAAGAAAATACATAACCCACATAACCAAGAAAAGAAATGGATTTTTCatacagtttttttgttgtcttttgacTGTGCAACAATCTTTTTTTCCAGTAACAGGCATGCAAACTAGTATTTATCAAccaaatgcattcaaataatgaaaCATCTGTGAATTTGGGGATGGAAATGTCATTTCAAAAGCTCATTCAATTTTGATGCAGTTGAGTTGCATATGTACCAACCAAACACAACAGCATAAGCACAAAACCAGCACAAAACATCCCATAAAAATATCACAGAGTTTTAATGCCAAGGCAGCACAAAATCCTGCatgtaaaatcattatttaaattgggagagaaataaagacaaaaaaaaaagacattttattgtACATAATTCAAGTTCATATTCAACCTTAAACAACTTGCTGTTTTCACATTGACTGGATTTGAGAATTGAAATAAGGTCCATGATACCGTTGCCAAGTTTGTTATTGTATGTTCGTAAAAAAGGAGTGAATCGCAGTCAGCAAGCACTGACAATGACATCATTATAGCAAGTTGTCCAGCTTCGTCCCTTTGACCGCAATCCTTGTGTGGTCATCGCAGTGCCATCGTTAAAACTTCATCAGTACGTCTTTCCTTTGAAGAGCGTTGTTGACTTAAGCGTTATTTCAGTGCATATCTGCATATTATTTTGCATACGTCGCACTCCAGCTGCCCCTTAAGATCTAAGATCTGTTACTGTGGCAACAGGAGGTGGTGTAACAAGTCACCCAGCCCTGTCACTCTCCCAGTGACAAAAACTTCATTCCTCCAGTATGTAAGTTAACAAAGGAATGCAAAAGAACTGGTGCCTCTTCAGTccatgcttgtgtgtgtgtgcatgtacacATGAAGTACACGGTGCAGGTCACataaattttgtgtgtgtgtgtgtgtgtgagagagggcAGTCGGCTAAAATGATCCTGACTACATGTGAGGATGCAGCGAACTGAGAAAATCACTGAGACAGAGACAAAGAGAATAACAACACATTAGACTTCCCAtctattagaaataaaaactttttttgaaaccAAAAAGCAAAACTAGTTATTTAAACTTCTGACCGGGGTTTGCAatacttttataaaaaatataatgttcaattaaactaaataaaaatagatatttaaacaaattccattaaacaaatacagtggttcttaaagggatagttcacccaaaaaataaaattctgtcattaattactcatcctcaaaaattcacacagaagagaagaaattgttttcttcgtacacaaaaagtattcttgtagcttcataaaattatggttgaaccactgatgtcaaatggactcttttaacaatgtccttactacatttctgggccttgaacatggtagttgcgttgctctatgcaggatcagaaaattcaaaaatatcttagtttgtgttcccaagatgaaggtcttacaggtttgtaatgacatgaggatgagtaattaatgaaagaattgtcatttttgggtgaactatccctttaagagtaaGTATTTTGATGTTGTATATAGACATCTATGTCACagtgtgaacaaaaaaaaagcacactattcaagaaaatgtttcacaaaaaaaagttgGTATTATTTCCAATCAtagaacaataaatataaattataggATTAGGAAAACTGTATCTAGTATATTCAGTAAAAACAAACTTGAAACCAGTTGGTTAAAAGTAATTGGAAAAAAAACGTCTAAGAATGGTAATTagttatgaggaaaaaaaaaaaagtcttcaacaatttattttgtatgtccAAATGTGTTTtggtacatttaataaataattttactgaatctaaaaatttaattatgataattaattatttttaattaatttatgaatttaattaattattccaaaatgtgatcaaattaaaatataatgctttatatattattttgacaaatttaaatcaataattaaaattaataatttaatttttgaaacttaaagggatagttcacccaaaaataaaaatcctgtcaataattacacaccgtcatgttgttccaaacccgtaagacctttgtttatctttgtaacaaattaaaatttgttttgataaaatctgtgaGCTTTTTGAGCCTGCACAGacggcccaaaaaggtagtaaggacattgctaaaatagtccatgtgacatcagtggttcaacagtaatttttttttagctatgagaatactttttgtgcacaaagaaaacaaaactgacaactttattcaacaattcttctcttccgtgtcagtatCCACCACGCATTCAAGACAATATCAGGAATGCATTTtctctttgcgcacaaaaagtagtCTTGTAGCTTCTTAAagttacggttgaaccacttgtgtcacatggactattttaacaatgtccttactacctttctgggccttgaatgtggtagttgtgttgctgtctatgtagtgtcgaaagctcttagatttcattaaaaataattcaatttgtgttctgaagatgaacgaaggtcttacaggtttggaacaacatgagggtgagtaattgatgacattcatttttgggtgagctatccctttatcACCATTACTTAAAATCTCAgtctatttcatataaatactTTAGATCACAGCTGTTCAGCTGCCAAAATGTTTGACCTCtagtttagtgttttttaaatctgttttggaGGCACCCCtaccctgcacattttgtatgtctcccttattaGACACACCCAAATCAGGTCTAgcagtctctactaatgagctgataatttgaatcaggtgtgttagataagggagacatgcaaactGTGCAGAGCACAGGTGcctccaggacaggtttgaCAACCACTGCTCGAGAGTTTACTAATTTCTTCCTAAAGAAATGTACAGGTGCACCTCCCTGAAAGATCATTAGCAACAACCCCATCTCAAATAAAACCATATATATCTGTAATCAAACTGGAACATTAAGACAGCAATTTCAGCCTGAATTACTATCACCACAACTGCTGGTCAGGGACCTGGAGCAGAATGTAAAAACTACACCACCTGGTACAATCCTAAAAATAGCTTGTATTCTCAACCAACAGAATAAAAAGATGCCAAGTAGCCAAACTGTTTTGTCAGCACTGAGCAGTGGGGAAAAACACAAATAGCAGCAGTTTGTAAAGAGTACACACCTGAGTATATTTGGTAGCTGTGGGCTCTTGTAGATGAACTTGTGTCTGTAGCCCAGAGAGCTGGGGAACGGGATGAACTGAACCTTATGACCGTTCAGACTCTTGCTCTGAGCTGCCAAATCATACAGCTGaggataataaaaaaaaaaagcattgggAGCTACCATagaatattactgttgttattaataatctgaaatatctacactaccgttcaaaagtttggggtcagtaagacttgtaatagtctttaaagaagtctcttatgctcatcaaggctgcatttatttgattaaaaatatagaaaaaaaacagtaatattgcaaaatgtttttacaatataaaataatgttttttattttaacatactttaaaatagaatttattcctgtgatgaaaagctgaatttttatcagctgttactccagtcttaagtgtcacatgatccttcagaaatcgttctaatatgcggatttattattagaatgatcaatgttggataatatcaacagttgtgctgccaaatatttttggaacctgtgattttttttttttttttttttcaggattctttcatgaataacaagtttaaaaagtacagtgtttattcaaaatataaatatttgtaaatgtaaattatttattattaacttttaataaacttttaattattaacttaatacatccttggtgaataaaagtattaatttcttaaaaaaaaaaaaaaaaagaaacaataaaaatttactgaccccaaacttttgaacggtagtgtattttacagttaaatgaaTCCTCTCATTGTCTGAAACTGATGTTTTACCTTCTTTCCCAGCTGGAAGGGTACGACGGTGTCGTCTTCTGCATGCAGGATCAGAACCGGACAGGATATGTGGTTGACACTAAAAGACGAACAGACATTTAAGTGGTTTGAGATACTCCAAACTCAAAATAAGTATTGGCTTATTGGGATTCAGGacatacactatcagtcaaaagtttttgaacagtaagattttttaatgttttttaaagaagtctcttctgctcaccaagcctgcatttatttgatccaaagtacagcaaaacagtacaattttgaaatatttttactatttaaaataactattttctatttgaatagatattaaaacaatttattcctgtgatttcaaaggagaaatttttagcatctttactccagttacatgatccctcagaaatcaatctaataatctgatttgctgctcaaaaaactagttttattattattgtgctgAATAcagttgagtagaattttttcaggtttctttgatgaatagatagttcagaagaatggcatttatctgaaatagaaatcttttgtaacattataaatgtctttatcgtcacttttgatcaatttaaatgctaaataaaagcattaatttctagaATCCCCCcttacactgaagactggagtaatgattctgaaaattaagctttgatcacaggaataaattatacttcaaacagaaagcagttaatttaaatagtaaaaatatttcacaacattactgcttttgctgtattttggatcaaataaatgcaggcttggtgagcagaagagaattctttaaaaaaagaaaacattaaaactcttacCGTTctaaaacgtttgactggtagtgtaggctGGGACCACTGGTGGTTTGTGTAATGAATTACATGTGTCATCTATGAATCAAGAATCAGTGCCCACTGAACACTATTTTTACACATGCACATTACGTTTGTTACTAAAACAAGTTCTCAGAAAAGACGAAACCTCTAGTGTGTGAAAACGCTACAGCGACCCGAGATATTATCTCAACACAGCTGCAAGGACACTGTGCTGTATAAACACGGAACAGTCTTTGTAGGTGGACACAGTAAACAATTACTCACATATAAACTTGCAGagaaatgaactaaaaataaaaatcaaagaaCCTACTTTTCATCACTGGCAAATCGGATGTCATTTGCAGTTATAGAATCTAGGAAGAACCAGTCAAAGCCTGGCAGATACCTGTAAACCTGTTCAAACCAACATATACGAAAGTTCAAGGTtagttatgtttatttgttgcACAAAGGCAATACGTGACACCTTGAGATTGAGGAACTGTTTCTCACCATAGAGAAGGGATGGCTCTTGGCTTCCTCTCTGATATTGGTAAAGGGTGACTCTAAAATTAGGGCGTCTGGGGGCGTTCCTATAAGCACAAAAGAAGGAAGTCTGCATCAATTCTTCATGTGGCTCAACTACAGGCTTATGTAACTTATAGACTTATTGGAAGTGCTTGGCAATTACATCAGTTCACTCTTAATCCATTTAAGTCGGTGCCTATGAAAGCTTGTCTATTTCTGAAACATGCCCAAGAGAAGGTTATGCTTTTCTTCTGGGGACATTATTCATGAGTTATATACTCATGAATAATAATTAGGTGACATAGCATTCATCCATGTATTCAAAGCGATTTGTAAATGGATGTTGGAAGCCATTGTTGGAAGTTTTTGCTTTTAGTTTTACGCTGCTGGCTACTATTCGTTTTCAGCTGCAACATCTCAGCTCATAAGAAAACGCAAATGCACCAATGTATGGTTACGTACCCCTGTCACACAGCCGTCTCACTAGGTTAGTGGCCACTCTGGAAAAACAGGAATGTACAGCATCAGCAGGAGTTCAAAAATGCCACAGGGAGTTACACAATCAATTCCATTATGTCAAAGGACAACTAAAACGTCATTCCAAGAACTCGAAGTTCAACATCTAGAGAAAGGAACTCCATCAACAGTGCTCTTTCAGATTGCTCAGGCGAATTTGTCTCACCCTGTGCCGAGCGAGTGACCCCAGATGTACAGGGGCTTCTGGCCAATCCGCTGCTTTATCCACTGGTAGAGGAAGAGAGCGTCTGACGTCATCCCTTTCTCCGAAGGACTGCCCTCAGAGTCGCCCCAACctgcagaaacaaacaaaaccacatgGTGGTTCACTTTGAGGCTAGCAATGGGATTCTGATTTGCGTGAAAGGATGATGCTTTAAAATTGACACCCAACGTACCTCTATAATCGAATGTGACTACATGGTAGCCTAATGAACTAAGAACCTGCAACAAGAAGATAAAAGTGTCTAACATCAACTCAAATAGACAATAAGACAAGCAGTGCTTTCAAATCTTAAACATACACTCCTCTTTTTAGGATATGTaagatttgtttaaatgttttcttatgctcactgtatttgtttgattgaaaatacagtaatgtagggccctatgatttcagAAAATGCAGACAGAATTGCGGAATCcaatcataaaaatggaatttactgtataacatgaaatgtcatggaatttgccaaattctgGATGAATGagtcaaaagtaggtcagtgcacttaaatcaaaacgcaATATGGACtggtgtctgtgaatattaagctgcaaaaatgctacttaaatatgaatcctgcatgttcccTTTCGTTTaccatttatcaaaaaaaaaaaaaaaaacaactattgtcatatcataaaaaacagaaacttaCAGGTCTTCACAGCTTTAGTTTagcttagtttagtttagtttaactgtgacagaaatatattacttaatgtaatgatagtagtagtactactactaataaaaacatacatgatacatgaaatgataaatacattttaataaaattgattattttttttaaactttcctttaaaaaaatatttaagtattatttattttaagaaaatacatgaaatgataaatacattttaataaaattgattattaaaattgaatgaaaccattaaaatggaatccagaaaattaataaaaaacacagaattggtaaaaataaaactaaacttgggaaaaaataaaaagtatttcatagggctttaatataaatttaaaatgtaattttagttcatcttttaataaattgctgttagattgtttgaatttcatgatttcagttaatcatAATTATTGATTAATGATTCTCAAGTAACCCATTAAAACAATGtctataaaaggaaaaaaaaaaaaaactgaatttggaaaaaaataaaagggaatTAAACAATTTTCGTAGGGCCCTAGTAATGttatgaaacattattacaatttaaaataactgttttccattacagtatattttacaaCGTAAaaattcctgtgatggcaaaaatTACTTTTCTGAAGCCACTactgctgatttggtgcttaagaaacattttatttctatcaatgctctttacattttttgtggattttttttcccccaggattttttatttttttttgatgaacagaaagtttaacagaacaaaatattttgcactataaatcttttgtaacattactgtCATtactgctgaataaaataatttatttcaattttttttgcaattactaCTCAGttaattattagaattattcgAATTgtagttgctttttttttttttttttttttttttttaccttgtatAGCTGAACTCTGTGATCCCCTCCTctgaaacacagacacacaaacacacttaagTAAGTTAAGGCTGAAATACACTATACAACTTCAAATTCGAACTGATTTTAAAACACTACGCATTATACATTTGCCAAATTTGTAAATGGTTACAGAGGAAAAACATGACATACACTAACCAACTGAGGATCACACACACTACCAGACTTCCAAATCATTCCGAACACAACAGACTCATGCAGAAACGTGCCTCATTGCTAGTACAAATGAAGACAGTTGGTTTTCTAAAACAAGCtcaaaatatcaacatttttaatttccaacaAATTAATAGGATGGAATCACTGTCTGAGTTGTTGCACATGATACATTACACAATTTTTTGTCAAGTCTGCAGACTGACTCTTCCAGACTGGAAATCAGGGCAAAAAGTGCCCTGTTTGTAAAAGTGCATTCCAGCCTTAACTcacactgaatcatttttgacACAGAGTTGGTTTTATAAAGTGGTGTTGATCACGTCACTGAGTGTTTGTGTACCTTGTTCCAGCATTGCCATGGAGATACAGGATGACAGGATGACCAGACTGGAAGCTTTTGTCATACCATTCAGTATCTTTTGCCTGAGCCTCCCTCCACATCGCTGACGGTACTGTGtgcctgagagagagagatggaaagAGAGATGACAGGATATACAAAAGAAATATGCAGCTGTTACAACACTGCTTCCTCCGCATCAAATGATAAACAGAGCACAGGgtagtgttcaaaagtttgaagttggttaagtttttgaaaaaaaagtttattataatCATGAggcatctatttatttaaaaatacagtcaaaacagccattactccagacttcagcATCACGgtctgtcagaaatcattctaatatgctggtttgataataataagaaatgtttcttgagcaaaaaatagttgtgctgtttaatatttttgtggaaatggtGACAGATTTGATTGAGGATTCTtctaaaagttcaaaagaaaagcatttatttgaaatagactttgtgacattataaatgtctttactgtcacttttgatcagtttaattatggaagcctgtttccaccactgaataaaaaaaaaaaaaaaaaacaacttttgcaactttgcaactttttatctcataattcttacttttttcctcacatttcttatttctcaaaattgtgacaacctcacaattgtgagaaaatcagaattgcaatatatatatatatatatatatatataaacgcaattctgactttcatgcaaatgcgagtttgtatctcacaattttgacttttttttctcagacttgcttgatataaactcacaattctcacttttttctcagaattgtgtgacaaactcacaattgtgagaaaaaatctgaagtgcaaaataaaaacacgcaattctgactttctcgcaAACGCAAgttttttatctcgcaattctacctttttactcgcaattctgactgtttttctcagaattgaatgacaaaaatcacaattgtgagaaaatcagaactgctatataaaaacttgcaattctgactctctCGCAAtcgcgagtttgtatctcacaattctgacttttttcccctcagaattgcttgatataaactcacaattctcacttttttctcagtttgacaaactcacaattgaaaaTCAGAACTGCTATAtaaaaactctcaattctgactttttctcgtaaacgcgagtttgtatcttgcaattctgttttttactcaaaattatgagacaTAAGCTCACactactgacttttttctcagaataacgTGACAGACTCATAGTTGTGAGAAAATctgaactgcaagataaaacaatttatatactttaattcaaagtaaacaatttacatactttttaatgtccaACGTTCgtctgctgaaatgttttcctcaaaaaacataatttctttacgactgaagaaagaaagacatgaacatcttggatgacaatggggtgagtacattatatgtcaatctttgttttggaagtggatttctccgttaagtggcagaaatgggcttccata
Above is a genomic segment from Labeo rohita strain BAU-BD-2019 chromosome 17, IGBB_LRoh.1.0, whole genome shotgun sequence containing:
- the abhd12 gene encoding lysophosphatidylserine lipase ABHD12, whose protein sequence is MRKRKGSADHDSSFTGTLLDSSSDLKQCHKKTDAASDPGGSGTAMGRRYRRGGLMWRLRKILIWVLGIYIAIPVVIKVCPSIQAKLVFLNFVRVPYFIDLKKPQDQGLNHTRNFYLQPEEGINIGVWHTVPSAMWREAQAKDTEWYDKSFQSGHPVILYLHGNAGTRGGDHRVQLYKVLSSLGYHVVTFDYRGWGDSEGSPSEKGMTSDALFLYQWIKQRIGQKPLYIWGHSLGTGVATNLVRRLCDRGTPPDALILESPFTNIREEAKSHPFSMVYRYLPGFDWFFLDSITANDIRFASDENVNHISCPVLILHAEDDTVVPFQLGKKLYDLAAQSKSLNGHKVQFIPFPSSLGYRHKFIYKSPQLPNILSDFLSSLHPHM